From Toxorhynchites rutilus septentrionalis strain SRP chromosome 2, ASM2978413v1, whole genome shotgun sequence, a single genomic window includes:
- the LOC129770578 gene encoding homeobox protein koza isoform X2: protein MESNKSFFIRDLLGDLLCGRQTSESQQGGGITSETDEDENSDIDIDIEDRSSPESTVASGYLHHHHHQQQQQQQQLTSCGLISVNHQGMVSSSGTIVADASNGIIVKAGRKPRRRRTAFTHAQLAYLERKFRCQKYLSVADRSDVADALNLSETQVKTWYQNRRTKWKRQNQLRLEQLRHQATLEKELISSQESSANPIQCCPTSLASFSQNPCNFLSSATAAAIFRNVSYAHGCPL, encoded by the exons AATCACAGCAGGGAGGAGGCATCACATCGGAGACCGATGAGGACGAGAATAGCGACATCGACATAGACATTGAGGATCGCTCCTCGCCGGAATCGACAGTGGCTTCCGGCTATCTGCACCATCACcatcaccagcagcagcagcagcaacaacaattaACTTCTTGCGGGCTGATATCCGTTAATCATCAAGGGATGGTTTCCAGCAGCGGAACTATTGTAGCTGACGCATCAAATGGGATAATTGTGAAGGCGGGAAGGAAACCCAGGCGGAGAAGAACGGCCTTTACGCATGCCCAGCTAGCGTACTTGGAGAGAAAATTCAG ATGCCAGAAATATTTATCCGTAGCTGACAGAAGCGATGTGGCCGACGCTCTGAACCTGTCGGAAACCCAGGTCAAAACGTGGTACCAAAACAGAAG AACGAAATGGAAACGACAGAACCAGCTCCGATTGGAGCAGTTGCGACACCAAGCCACGCTGGAGAAGGAACTAATCAGCAGCCAGGAATCGTCGGCCAATCCAATCCAGTGCTGTCCCACCTCGTTGGCATCGTTCAGCCAAAATCCGTGCAATTTTCTCTCATCGGCCACGGCGGCTGCAATTTTCCGTAACGTCTCCTACGCCCACGGCTGTCCCCTGTAA
- the LOC129771142 gene encoding folylpolyglutamate synthase, mitochondrial isoform X3 → MPLVVVLLTFFQTKMVKICSPQVAISRSIRLFHLTPLYSFQLTPVVDKQGGSTCCLVDSILRTHGYKTGFFSSPHLVSVTERIRLNGKPIEPSIFSAYFWSVYNKLLSQRDHAHDLPSYFNFLTILAFDIFLRENVDVAIVEVGIGGRYDCTNVVRGTKTVGITSLGLEHTRLLGSRIEDIAWQKAGIIKPQSNVFTVRQPDGCLDVIEAECERLEAELHVVPDFDSYRWQRKPNLSGNNLALKLNTSLAIQIALNWIGHTRGREKNHILSELVTKGVESCFWPGRCHQIRKGNKRIFLDGAHTVESIEICAKWFQSCQRKKNPKILIFNATGDRDNNKLLKLLAKHVHFDKVFFSPNLASNKITNVDSINLNFPNDEQMKRCVENHQLWGDIMRQQNTPGSKAHVHTALESVFEQIDNNYSEQQECDILVTGSLHLIGAVLTALKMESQVTSLG, encoded by the exons atgcctTTAGTAGTCGTTCTCCTAACGTTTTTTCAGACCAAAATGGTCAAAATATGCAGTCCGCAAGTTGCAATTAGTCGATCCATAAGATTGTTTCATCTTACCCCGTTATAttcgtttcaacttaccccggtCGTTGATAAGCAAGGA GGATCAACATGCTGTCTTGTCgattctattctacgtactcaCGGTTACAAGACTGGCTTCTTCAGCTCTCCTCATCTGGTATCAGTCACCGAACGCATTCGTCTTAACGGCAAACCAATCGAACCGAGCATATTCTCCGCTTACTTCTGGAGTGTTTACAACAAGTTACTCAGCCAGCGAGACCATGCGCACGATCTTCCTTCATACTTTAATTTTTTAACCATACTCGCATTCGATATCTTTTTGCGGGAGAACGTTGATGTGGCGATCGTCGAGGTCGGAATCGGTGGTCGGTACGATTGTACCAATGTTGTACGCGGAACGAAAACAGTGGGCATCACATCGCTTGGGTTGGAGCATACGCGTTTGCTTGGCAGCCGGATAGAGGATATTGCGTGGCAAAAAGCTGGAATAATAAAGCCACAATCGAACGTTTTCACCGTACGACAACCAGATGGATGCTTAGATGTGATAGAAGCCGAATGTGAAAGATTAGAG GCAGAACTTCACGTAGTACCTGATTTTGACTCATATAGATGGCAACGAAAACCAAACCTTAGTGGAAATAATTTAGCTTTAAAATTAAACACATCACTGGCCATTCAGATTGCACTCAACTGGATCGGACACACGAGGGGCAGAGAGAAAAACCATATTCTATCGGAACTCGTTACCAAGGGAGTAGAGTCGTGTTTTTGGCCCGGCCGTTGTCACCAGATCCGCAAGGGTAATAAAAGGATATTCTTGGATGGCGCGCACACAGtggaaagtattgaaatttgtgCGAAATGGTTCCAGTCGTGTCAACGAAAAAAGAATCCGAAAATTCTAATTTTCAATGCAACAGGCGATCGAGATAACAACAAACTATTGAAACTTCTAGCAAAACATGTTCATTTCGATAAAGTTTTCTTCTCGCCGAATCTAGCCTCTAATAAGATAACCAATGTTG ATTCCATAAATCTGAATTTTCCAAACGACGAACAAATGAAACGTTGCGTGGAAAACCATCAGCTGTGGGGCGACATCATGAGACAACAAAACACTCCAGGCAGCAAAGCCCACGTTCACACAGCATTGGAGTCGGTGTTCGAGCAGATTGATAACAATTATTCGGAACAGCAGGAATGTGATATTCTAGTGACCGGCTCACTGCACCTGATTGGGGCGGTACTGACTGCGCTGAAAATGGAGTCACAAGTCACTTCACTCGGTTAA
- the LOC129770579 gene encoding uncharacterized protein LOC129770579, with amino-acid sequence MEKNKNKTTTKNQFERIVLLLEQEPDIAKGFSRGNSGPFWDDLAAEVNSLGPPIRDGSGWKKVWADYKSGLKRKLAHNKREQRATGGGPNKIINLSELEEQAVLLTGLLATVEGIPGTLSHGTQLGSPSGEPQAADQENFIYYGTSDECDGINNTIHFQPSQPKKSRPSTTRLLELQVE; translated from the exons AT ggaaaaaaacaaaaacaaaacaaccactAAAAATCAGTTCGAGCGGATTGTGCTGCTTCTGGAGCAAGAGCCGGACATAGCAAAGGGTTTCTCCCGAGGAAATTCCGGACCCTTCTGGGATGATCTGGCGGCAGAAGTCAATAGTTTGGGACCGCCTATTCGCGATGGAAGTGGATGGAAAAAG GTTTGGGCGGACTATAAGTCCGGATTAAAGCGAAAACTCGCTCACAACAAACGGGAGCAGAGGGCGACAGGTGGAGGacccaataaaattatcaatttgtcCGAGCTGGAGGAGCAGGCAGTTCTACTAACTGGGTTACTTGCGACCGTGGAAGGAATCCCGGGTACCTTATCTCATGGAACACAGTTGGGTTCGCCTTCGGGTGAACCTCAAGCTGCAGACCaggaaaattttatatattatggTACTTCCGACGAGTGTGACGGTATCAATAATACCATTCACTTCCAGCCCTCTCAGCCGAAAAAATCCAGACCTTCTACCACGAGGCTATTAGAGCTGCAAGTCGAGtaa
- the LOC129770578 gene encoding homeobox protein koza isoform X1, which translates to MESNKSFFIRDLLGDLLCGRQTSAESQQGGGITSETDEDENSDIDIDIEDRSSPESTVASGYLHHHHHQQQQQQQQLTSCGLISVNHQGMVSSSGTIVADASNGIIVKAGRKPRRRRTAFTHAQLAYLERKFRCQKYLSVADRSDVADALNLSETQVKTWYQNRRTKWKRQNQLRLEQLRHQATLEKELISSQESSANPIQCCPTSLASFSQNPCNFLSSATAAAIFRNVSYAHGCPL; encoded by the exons CAGAATCACAGCAGGGAGGAGGCATCACATCGGAGACCGATGAGGACGAGAATAGCGACATCGACATAGACATTGAGGATCGCTCCTCGCCGGAATCGACAGTGGCTTCCGGCTATCTGCACCATCACcatcaccagcagcagcagcagcaacaacaattaACTTCTTGCGGGCTGATATCCGTTAATCATCAAGGGATGGTTTCCAGCAGCGGAACTATTGTAGCTGACGCATCAAATGGGATAATTGTGAAGGCGGGAAGGAAACCCAGGCGGAGAAGAACGGCCTTTACGCATGCCCAGCTAGCGTACTTGGAGAGAAAATTCAG ATGCCAGAAATATTTATCCGTAGCTGACAGAAGCGATGTGGCCGACGCTCTGAACCTGTCGGAAACCCAGGTCAAAACGTGGTACCAAAACAGAAG AACGAAATGGAAACGACAGAACCAGCTCCGATTGGAGCAGTTGCGACACCAAGCCACGCTGGAGAAGGAACTAATCAGCAGCCAGGAATCGTCGGCCAATCCAATCCAGTGCTGTCCCACCTCGTTGGCATCGTTCAGCCAAAATCCGTGCAATTTTCTCTCATCGGCCACGGCGGCTGCAATTTTCCGTAACGTCTCCTACGCCCACGGCTGTCCCCTGTAA